Part of the Heliomicrobium gestii genome is shown below.
TCTCCTTAAGAAAGTATCTTATTAAGAAAGTGTCTTACGCTCTTCCGCGACGTGTAAGGGGCGCCTTTCCCTCACCTGTCCGCCTTGCCGTTCGCGCCAGCCAAGCGGATCTTCACCCGCGCCAGGTCTTTTACGGAGCTGTGGGCCCTCTTCAGGTACTTCCGCGGGTCTGTCTCCTCCGGATGGGCCTCGAGGTAGGCCCGCAGTTCCGCCGCAAAGGCGATTTTCAGTTCCGTGGCGATGTTGATCTTGCAGATGCCCATGGCGATGGCCCGTCTGACCATCCCGTCGGGCAGGCCGGAACAGCCGTGCAGCACCAGCGGGATGGCCATCTGTTCGCGGATCTTGCCGAGCCGGTCAAAGTCGATCGTCGGTTCGCCCTTGTACATGCCATGGGCCGTCCCGATGGCGATGGCCAGGGAATCGATGCCGGTGCGTTCGGCATACTCGCGCGCCTTTTCGGGGTCGGTGAAGGCGGCTTCACTGTCGTTGACAGTCAAATCGTCTTCGACGCCGCCGATGCGGCCCAGTTCCGCCTCCACCTGCACGCCCCGCTCACGGGCGTAATCGACAACCGCCTTGACGAGGGCGATGTTTTCCTCAAAGGCCAGGTGGGAACCGTCGACCATCACCGACGAGTAGCCGCCATCGATGCACCGGTAGGCCAGGTCGGCGCTGTCGCCGTGATCGAGGTGCAGCGCGACCGGCAGCGGAAACGTCTCGGCGGCGGCCGTCGCCATGGCAACCAAGTACTTGATGCCGGCATGCTTGCAGGTGCCCGGCGTCGTCTGCAAAATCACCGGCGCCTGTTCCTCCCAGGCAGCTTTCATGACGGCGTCCAGCGTTTCCAGGTTATGTACATTGAAGGCGGCGATGGCGTACCCGCCGGCGGTCGCCTCTTCAAGCATCGCTTTTGATGAGATCAGCGGCAAGATGAATCCCCCTTTTTTATGCGCCTTTTGACGGTATCCTCCGATTCCCTTTTCCGCGGTGAGCGGTCGCGAACAGGGATCTGCCCGAAGGCGAACTGCTCGCCCCAGCGGGATGCCTCCGGGAATGACCCCAGGAATGACCGCGGGAATGACCCCGCGATGCCCCCGATGGCCTACTTGCACCCCAGGTGCTCCATCGCCAGCGCCGCCGCGCCGATCATGCCTGATCGATCGCCGAGCAGGGCCGGCCGGATCTCCACATTGGCCGCGATGTTTTGCATGGCCCGCTTTTGAATCACCTGCCGCAGGGGCGCAAACAGCTTTTCTCCCGCCAGGGAGACGCCGCCGCCGATGATCACCCGGGTGGGATTGATCAGGTTGATGTAGCTGGCGAGGCCGATGCCCAGGTATTCGGCCGTCTCCTCCATGATCCGCTGCGCCAGGCCGTCGCCGGCCTCTACCGCCTGCGATAGGACGGCCGCCGAGATCCGGGCGAGATCGCCTTCCACCATGGCCGTCATCTTCGTAAAGTGGCCAGCCTGGATATAGGCCCGAGTCCGCCGGGCGATGGCGGGCGCCGAGGCGTAGACCTCCAGGCAACCCCGGTTGCCGCAGTTGCAGGTCAATCCGTCCGGGTCGATGGTCATGTGGCCGATCTCGCCGGCGTTGTCGGTCGTCCCCCGGAACAGGCGGCCATCAATGATGATCCCGGATCCGACACCGGTCCCGACGGTGATGTAGATCAGGTTGGCGATCCCCTGGCCGGCGCCGAAGTGTCTCTCCCCCAGCGCAGCGACACGGACATCGTTGTCCATAAAAACAGGGCGGCCATATTCCCGCTTAAAGACGTCCAACACGGGGACATGATCCCAACCGAGGTTGCCGGCAAAGATGCTGGCGCCCTTTTGGAGGTCCACGAGGCCAGGGATGCCCAGTCCGATTCCCTCGACAACGCTCATCGGCACCGCGCCGGTGACCGCGTTGATCGAGGCTTTCATGGCGGCGAAGACATGGGCCGGACCTTTGTGGGCCTCTGTCATGCGCCTGTCTGTCTGAAACACCTCACCCCGTTCATTGATCAAGGCGGTGGCGATTTTAGTCCCGCCCAAATCCAAACCGATAAAGTACATCTGGCCCTTCGTCCCCTTCTTTCTTCTGCCTTATGCCCGTAATCACTCTGCCTCGCGTCGTCTTGGCCGGCGTTATCATTGGCTTCCTTTTGCCGAACCATTTGGGCTGGCGCTTTTTGTCCGGCTCGTTTTATCTGGTTTGAGCGGCTCCGCCCTGTCAGACATCACATGGAAATGTGGGCCTTCCCCCTACTTCTTGGTCAAGTACTTCCGGATATCAAAGGCGACGGCCACAACGATGATCAACCCCTTGATGATCAACTGCCAATAGGGGTTGATGCCGATGAAGGTGAGGCCGTAGTTGATGACGCCGAAGATCAGGACGCCGGCCAGGATGCCCGGCACGGTGCCGATGCCGCCTGTCGTCGATACGCCGCCAACGACGCAGGCGGCGATGGCGTCCAGTTCGTACATGTTGCCGTAGTTGTTGGTGGCGCCGCCGGTCCGGGCCGCCTCGAGCACCCCGGCGGTGCCGTAGAGGGCGCCGGCGATGGCATAGAGGAGGATCAGGTTGGCCGCCACATTGATCCCGGAGACGACGGCGGCGTTGACGTTGCCGCCGATGGCGTACATGTTTTTGCCGAGCCGCGTCTTATTGAAAACAACCCAGACGATCAGGGCGATCACCGCCGCAAAGATGACAATGTAGGGGATCGAGTAGGGACCGTCACCGATGGCGCCCGAGCCGAGATTGGTAAAATCCGGCCGTAGACCGCCGATGGGCTGCGATTCGTTGGGCTTCATGTCAAAGTAGATGGAGTTGACGCCGTAAACGATGACCATCGTGCCTAGCGTGGCGATGAAGGGCGGGACGCTCAACTTGGCCACGATCACCCCGTTGATCACACCGATGACGAGACCGGCCGCGATGGCGATGACGATGGGCAGCCACAGGGGCAGATCGGGCATGTCCGGGAAAAAGCGGCGCGAGTAGTCCGCCACCTGCAGCATGGAAGCCGACAACACAGCCGTCAGACCGACGACACGGCCGGTGGACAGATCCACGCCGCCGGTGATCAGCACAAAGGCGGCGCCCAAGGCGATGATCACCCGTGTCGACGACTGGAGCAGGATATCGCGGAACGTCGTCACCGACAAGAATCGAGGGTCGTAAACGGCGATGGACACAATCAGCAAGGCCAGCACGATGTAGATGGCGTACTGCAAAAAGAACTCCTGAATCTTCTTGGTCTCACTATTCATATCTCGTTCCCTCCTCAACGTGCCATCATTCGGCCCCTTGCCGGCTTGCCGCGCCGGCTGCCCGCTGCGTCGCCAGGCGCATGATCTCTTCCTCTGTGGCGCCGTTCCCCTCGAGGATGCCCGTCAAGCGGCCTTCGCACATGACCATGATCCGGTCCGACATGCCCAGCAGTTCGGGCATCTCCGAAGAGATCATGATGATGCTCTTGCCCTGCTTGGCCAGTTCGGCGATGATCGTGTAGATCTCAAACTTGGCGCCCACATCGATGCCCCGCGTCGGTTCATCGAGCAGGAGAATCTCCGGATCCGTCAGCAGCCAGCGGGCCAGGAGCACCTTCTGCTGGTTGCCGCCGGAGAGGTTTTTGATCAGCGTCATCATCGACGGCGTCTTCACCCGCAGCTTCTCGATGCTGGCCGCCGCATCGCTGCGCCGCTGTTTTTCATCGAGTAACAGGTAGGCGGTCTCATAGCGCGCCTGTTTGGCGATGACGGTGTTCTCCAACACCGGCAAGACGGGAAAGATCCCCGTCACCCGCCGCTCCTCCGTCAGCAGGGCGATCTTGTGCTTCTTGGCGTCGGCGGGCGACTTGATCCGCACCGGTTTCCCTTTGACGAAAAAGTTTCCCGACAAGGAGCGTAGACCAAAGAGCGCCTCCACCAGTTCTGTGCGCTGGGCGCCGACGAGCCCGCCGATGCCGAGGATCTCCCCTTTGCGCAAGGCAAAGGAGACATTTCTGAAAGACTTCGGCAGCGGCGATGTGAGGTTCTCCACGCGCAACACCTCGTCGCCGGGCACATTGCTCCGTTCGGGAAAGCGCTGGGTCAGGTCGCGGCCGACCATGCGGGCGATGATCATGTCGGTCGTCAGATCGGCTGCCGGCCAGGTTCCGATGCGGCGGCCATCGCGCATGATGGTGACCTCATCGGAGATCTCTAGGATCTCCTCCATCTTGTGGGAGATATAAATGATCGCCACTCCCCGGCTCTTCAGATCGCGAATGATGCGAAAGAGATGTTCCACCTCGTTGCCGGTGAGCGACGAGGTCGGCTCGTCCATGATGATGACCTTCGAGTGAAAAGACACGGCTTTGGCGATTTCTATCGACTGGATTTTGGAGACGGACAGGTGCTTGACCAGCGTGTCCGCCTTGATGTCCATGCCCAGTTCCCGGAAGAGGTCTTCCGTGTCCCGGCGCATCTTTTGTTCATCGACCAGCTTGAAGGGACCGAAGCCGGTCAAGGGAAACCGGCCAAGCCAGATGTTTTCCATGACACTCCGGTGGGGCACCGGGTGCAACTCCTGGTGGATCATGGAGATGCCCAGATCCAGGGCGTTTCGTGAGTTCCGGATCTCCACCGGCTTTCCGTCCAGCAGGATCTCGCCGGCATCCTGTTTGTAGATCCCGAACAAACACTTCATCAGCGTCGATTTGCCGGCGCCGTTCTCACCCATCAAGGCGTGGACAGTGCCGGCGCGCACCTTCAGCGTCACATCATCGAGGGCTTTGACGCCGGGAAAGCTTTTGGCGATATGGTTCATCTCGAGCAGGTATCCCGTTTCCGCCATGGGGCGCGCCTCCCTTTTTCGCGGAATGAGAAAAAGCAAGGGCGCAACGTAAGCCTACATTGCCCCCTTGCCTTCTCTGCCCTTCAGGGCTTATTTGGCGTCATTCATGTTTTCCTTGGTGATTTTTTTGTAGGGAACCCAGACGTATTTGCCATCGACGATTTCATAGCTGGTGTTGTCCTTGGTCGGCGTTTGGCCCTGGGCCAGCACGTTGGCGATGTTGAAGGTGGCTTTGCCCTGGTTGACGGCGTCGTTCAGGACAGTGCCGAGCAGGGTGCCTTCTTCCAGCGCTTTGAGGGCCGGGGCGGTGGCGTCGACGCCGACGACGGGCATGTACTTGCCGTCTTTGAAGTAGCCTTTCGCCTTCAGGGCTTCAATGGCGCCGAGGGCCATGTCGTCGTTGTTGGCGAAGACGGCTTCAATCTTGTCGCCGTTGGCGGCGAGGAAAGCGGCCATCTTTTCCTGGCCTTTGACGCGGTCCCACATGCCCGTGTCTTCGGCCAGTTTCTCCACCTTCATGCCGGCGTCTTCCACGGCTTTGACGGAGTACTTGGTGCGCAGTTCGGCGTCTTGGTGGCCCGGCTCGCCCTTCAGCATGACGTATTGGACGACGCCGTCCTTGTTTTTATCGGCTTCGGGGTGTTTCTTGAAGTAGTCGACAATCAACTGGCCGGAGATCGTGCCGGATTCTTCGGCTTTCGCTCCCACATAGTAGACCTTGTCCCACTTCTTCATGTCTTCCGGCAAGGGTTCGCGGTTGAAAAAGACAACGGGGGTGTTGGCCTTCTTCGCCTTGTCGATGAGCACACCGGCAGCGGTGCGGTCCACAGGGTTGATGGCGAGCGCGTTGGCCTTCTTGGTGATGAACAGATCCACTTTGTCATTCTGCGTCGGCTGCGAGTTCTGGCTGTCGACGATATCCACCTGAGCCTTGCCTTCGGCCGCCTTGGCGATGGCGTTGCGGACGCCGGTCATGAAGGTGTCGTCAAACTTGTAGATGGCGACGCCGATCATGGAATTGCCTTTGGCATCCTTCGAGGCCGCCGGCTGGGAACCGCCGGAACTGGAACAACCGGCCACTGATGCCATGGCTCCGAGGAGCAGGGTGGAGACGAGCAGCCCTTTCACGTACCCTTTCACATAACAACCCCCTACAGTAATTTGGTGTTTCCTATCATTACAACGTAGAAACGGCGGCTGGTTGCGAAAGGATCCTATGTACGTCTCCGCCGCTGCATCTCTACATTGTAATTGGCCGCATAAGCGCAATCGGGGTCGCGAACCGATAAAACAACGGAAATCTCAGGGAATCGCATTGTTTTTTTTTGCGAGATTGTTTTTGCGTTAATTATCACTATATTCTGTATGGTAGTACTAACGATGTTTTCTGTCAACGGGTATTTGTTCTTGTTGTTATAATTTCTTTTGTGTCGAACACATCCCCATGTTACGTTGTTTGCTGGTACGGGTAGTATGTTGGAAAATATTAGTATAGCATGAAAAAGAAAACCTGCCGACAATCATCTTGTCGACAGGCGGGAACATACGCAAGGTTTCTACGTGCTAATCCCCAAATTGAGGAAAGACACCTTGATAACAAATAATATACTTGATAACCGTATAGGGTTGCATTATGTTAACGTACTCACTAAGGCCAGTCGAATCAGTGGAACCGGAGACATTCAAGGAACTCGTGTTGACGACACCGCCGCTTAATGTTGCCGTCTTGCCTGCTGTTAGTGTTGAAAAGTACAGGCCACCAGCTTTTCCTGCACCCGTGCAGGGCCCCAGATAGGCGTTATTCGTGGGAACAGAGGATCCGATAGTGGAGTTGTCTGTCGAAGCGGTGATCTGCACGGTCGCAGACCCAGTGAATTTAACACCCGGTTGATTTCCCGCGTTAATGGTATGTGTATGGGGTGGAATATTGTTGGATGTCAATTGGATTTCTATATTTCCACTGGTCGTTCCTTGTACAAATGTTCCCCCACCCGGCATAGGAAGATACCCATCACCTACGGCCACGCGCCCGGATAGATTCGGCAGAGCGAAGTTGCTTGTCCCATTTCCGCCATATTTCGTTCCGATCACATTAAATAGATATGAATATTCGTTGGTTATTGGAAGCAAGCTCCCGTCACACACCAGCCATCCCTGCGGGACTTTGTAACCTGCCCAAGGAAGGATCATCCCTACATAAAACTCCATCCCCGCATCAACTTCCTTTCAATTCATTTTGCTCCAGTTGCCGAAGCCCCAGTTCCCCACCACCCTCCTCCTGTAAGGTAAATACAATTTCAATAATTCATATAATTTACTGTATGTCATACTATGTATATGGAAAATTATCTTTAAATTTAATATACATTGGTTTTGCGTTGTTTGTCAATCAGCAGTCTTTGCAATGCATCACCCACCATTTATTGTTATTTTATAAGTGCCAATGGTCGACCTCCTGCGTAAGCGCTCAATGAACGGGTGTATAGACAAAAAACCCCGGTACGATTATCAGTTCGTACCGGGGTTTATCATCTAACATCAATTATTTTACATTTCGGCAGTAGATCGGCAGCTTTTCCGAAGTGCAGTTCATACTCCCGTAGGGGGGATTGACTAACTGCAGTGTGCGGTTATTTCGTGACTGTCACTTTATACTGCGTACTGAGACTGGGATCGGTCTTTGACTGCACAACAATCAATATATCCGTACTGCTTCCTGTTAAAGTTACCTGGGGCGATGTTCCCCCACTGGGAACTAGATTACCGGCTACGGTTATTTTTACATCATTCGGGTACGCTGCAGTCGGTTTCACTGTTACACCAGTTGTCGTGTTGGAAACAACAGCCGTATAGAAAAGTACCGTTCCGCTAAATGTTGGAGGATTAAGGGTTACAGGATTTCTCCCCGCTTGGACTATAAGTGCTGTCAATTTGGTTGTATAGGCTTGCCTTGTGATGTTTACTGTGTATGTCTTTGTGGTCGTCCCATCCTGCGCCGTGACCACAACCTGCACCGGCGTAGCGACTCCTGTCGTCAAGGTGATCGCCGGGGAAGGGCTTCCGCTCGCTACCACCTGTCCATTGACCCTGATCGTTGCGTTCGGGTCTTCTGCCGTGGGTGTTACCGTAGCGCTGGCTACATCTGCTTCCACCGAAAGGTTGTACACGGGGCTCGGATCGGTAAAGGGGATCGGCAACGG
Proteins encoded:
- a CDS encoding class II fructose-bisphosphate aldolase; the protein is MPLISSKAMLEEATAGGYAIAAFNVHNLETLDAVMKAAWEEQAPVILQTTPGTCKHAGIKYLVAMATAAAETFPLPVALHLDHGDSADLAYRCIDGGYSSVMVDGSHLAFEENIALVKAVVDYARERGVQVEAELGRIGGVEDDLTVNDSEAAFTDPEKAREYAERTGIDSLAIAIGTAHGMYKGEPTIDFDRLGKIREQMAIPLVLHGCSGLPDGMVRRAIAMGICKINIATELKIAFAAELRAYLEAHPEETDPRKYLKRAHSSVKDLARVKIRLAGANGKADR
- a CDS encoding ROK family protein; the protein is MYFIGLDLGGTKIATALINERGEVFQTDRRMTEAHKGPAHVFAAMKASINAVTGAVPMSVVEGIGLGIPGLVDLQKGASIFAGNLGWDHVPVLDVFKREYGRPVFMDNDVRVAALGERHFGAGQGIANLIYITVGTGVGSGIIIDGRLFRGTTDNAGEIGHMTIDPDGLTCNCGNRGCLEVYASAPAIARRTRAYIQAGHFTKMTAMVEGDLARISAAVLSQAVEAGDGLAQRIMEETAEYLGIGLASYINLINPTRVIIGGGVSLAGEKLFAPLRQVIQKRAMQNIAANVEIRPALLGDRSGMIGAAALAMEHLGCK
- the mglC gene encoding galactose/methyl galactoside ABC transporter permease MglC; amino-acid sequence: MNSETKKIQEFFLQYAIYIVLALLIVSIAVYDPRFLSVTTFRDILLQSSTRVIIALGAAFVLITGGVDLSTGRVVGLTAVLSASMLQVADYSRRFFPDMPDLPLWLPIVIAIAAGLVIGVINGVIVAKLSVPPFIATLGTMVIVYGVNSIYFDMKPNESQPIGGLRPDFTNLGSGAIGDGPYSIPYIVIFAAVIALIVWVVFNKTRLGKNMYAIGGNVNAAVVSGINVAANLILLYAIAGALYGTAGVLEAARTGGATNNYGNMYELDAIAACVVGGVSTTGGIGTVPGILAGVLIFGVINYGLTFIGINPYWQLIIKGLIIVVAVAFDIRKYLTKK
- a CDS encoding sugar ABC transporter ATP-binding protein, coding for MAETGYLLEMNHIAKSFPGVKALDDVTLKVRAGTVHALMGENGAGKSTLMKCLFGIYKQDAGEILLDGKPVEIRNSRNALDLGISMIHQELHPVPHRSVMENIWLGRFPLTGFGPFKLVDEQKMRRDTEDLFRELGMDIKADTLVKHLSVSKIQSIEIAKAVSFHSKVIIMDEPTSSLTGNEVEHLFRIIRDLKSRGVAIIYISHKMEEILEISDEVTIMRDGRRIGTWPAADLTTDMIIARMVGRDLTQRFPERSNVPGDEVLRVENLTSPLPKSFRNVSFALRKGEILGIGGLVGAQRTELVEALFGLRSLSGNFFVKGKPVRIKSPADAKKHKIALLTEERRVTGIFPVLPVLENTVIAKQARYETAYLLLDEKQRRSDAAASIEKLRVKTPSMMTLIKNLSGGNQQKVLLARWLLTDPEILLLDEPTRGIDVGAKFEIYTIIAELAKQGKSIIMISSEMPELLGMSDRIMVMCEGRLTGILEGNGATEEEIMRLATQRAAGAASRQGAE
- a CDS encoding galactose ABC transporter substrate-binding protein — its product is MKGYVKGLLVSTLLLGAMASVAGCSSSGGSQPAASKDAKGNSMIGVAIYKFDDTFMTGVRNAIAKAAEGKAQVDIVDSQNSQPTQNDKVDLFITKKANALAINPVDRTAAGVLIDKAKKANTPVVFFNREPLPEDMKKWDKVYYVGAKAEESGTISGQLIVDYFKKHPEADKNKDGVVQYVMLKGEPGHQDAELRTKYSVKAVEDAGMKVEKLAEDTGMWDRVKGQEKMAAFLAANGDKIEAVFANNDDMALGAIEALKAKGYFKDGKYMPVVGVDATAPALKALEEGTLLGTVLNDAVNQGKATFNIANVLAQGQTPTKDNTSYEIVDGKYVWVPYKKITKENMNDAK
- a CDS encoding phage tail protein; the encoded protein is MEFYVGMILPWAGYKVPQGWLVCDGSLLPITNEYSYLFNVIGTKYGGNGTSNFALPNLSGRVAVGDGYLPMPGGGTFVQGTTSGNIEIQLTSNNIPPHTHTINAGNQPGVKFTGSATVQITASTDNSTIGSSVPTNNAYLGPCTGAGKAGGLYFSTLTAGKTATLSGGVVNTSSLNVSGSTDSTGLSEYVNIMQPYTVIKYIICYQGVFPQFGD